The proteins below come from a single Corylus avellana chromosome ca3, CavTom2PMs-1.0 genomic window:
- the LOC132173497 gene encoding uncharacterized protein LOC132173497 isoform X2 — MARFWTCGNVRRVAHSLHPNRKRCGLELNGDGALNVLGPCYFLRRKFSLYKFSFREPSPFTLYKAKESISRSSGFRNFYGLAASKTISHQVQIAWKRFSQVCSYSGPAAKPIYQIACAVSLALTRSNVVVPGVIAIIIGELAWTQQTWAEAEYLPTRDTFYMHAQDGHVYLTLLVYSFLEGFILFLRAIYLAILFSPCIAMAPFADSLGVEFRKTWLHIVHLTLEKAGPAFIKWGQWAATRPDLFPRDLCSKLAKLHSNAPAHGFAFTKNSIERAFGRNLHQIFENFDEKPVASGSVAQVHRATLKYRYPGQPIKPVVVAVKVRHPGVGETIRRDFMIINFVAKVSRLIPALKWLRLDESIQQFGVFMMSQVDLSREAAHLSRFIYNFRRWKDVSFPKPLYPLVHPSVLVETYEQGESVLHYVEELEGHEQIKSALARIGTHALLKMLLVDNFIHADMHPGNILVRATHSKTSHKQIFRSRPHVILLDVGMTAELSKKDRVNILDFFKAVALRDGRTAAECTLRLSKQQNCPNPRDFIEFLGLPRR, encoded by the exons ATGGCCAG ATTTTGGACCTGTGGAAATGTGAGGAGGGTTGCACATTCCCTCCACCCAAATCGGAAGAGATGCGGCTTAGAACTAAATGGTGATGGAGCATTGAATGTACTTGGGCCTTGTTACTTCCTACGCAGGAAATTCTCACtgtataaattttcttttagagaACCTTCCCCTTTTACTTTATATAAAGCAAAAGAGAGCATATCACGCAGTAGTGGTTTCAGAAACTTCTACGGCCTTGCAGCAAGTAAGACAATTTCTCACCAGGTGCAAATTGCTTGGAAAAGGTTTTCTCAGGTATGTTCCTACAGTGGGCCAGCTGCAAAGCCAATATATCAGATTGCATGTGCAGTGAGCCTTGCTTTGACGCGATCAAATGTAGTTGTCCCCGGTGTTATTGCTATCATAATTGGAGAGCTTGCTTGGACACAACAAACATGGGCAGAAGCAGAATACTTGCCAACAAGGGATACATTTTATATGCATGCCCAAGATGGACATGTTTATTTGACCTTGCTTGTGTATTCATTTCTGGAGGGTTTTATCTTGTTTCTTAGGGCTATTTATTTAGCAATTTTGTTCTCACCCTGCATAGCTATGGCTCCATTTGCGGATTCCCTTGGTGTTGAATTTAGGAAAACATGGCTCCACATCGTTCATCTTACACTTGAAAAGGCAGGTCCAGCATTCATAAAATGGGGTCAATGGGCTGCAACCCGACCAGATCTCTTCCCCAGAGATTTGTGTTCCAAACTTGCAAAACTTCATAGCAATGCACCAGCACATGGTTTTGCATTCACCAAAAACAGCATTGAAAGGGCATTTGGTAGAAATCTGCATCAaatctttgaaaattttgatgagAAACCTGTGGCATCAGGAAGTGTTGCTCAAGTTCATCGAGCTACACTGAAATACAGATATCCTGGTCAGCCAATCAAACCTGTTGTTGTTGCTGTGAAGGTTCGACATCCAGGTGTTGGTGAAACAATTAGAAGGGATTTTATGATAATTAATTTTGTGGCCAAAGTCTCTAGGCTCATCCCTGCTTTGAAATGGTTGAGATTGGATGAAAGCATACAGCAATTTGGTGTCTTCATGATGTCTCAGGTTGATCTTTCAAGGGAGGCTGCTCATTTAAGTCGTTTTATCTATAATTTCCGAAGATGGAAGGATGTGTCATTCCCAAAGCCTCTGTATCCCCTGGTGCACCCCTCCGTTTTAGTGGAAACTTATGAACAAGGTGAAAGTGTTCTACATTATGTTGAAGAGCTTGAAGGCCATGAACAAATTAAAAGTGCCCTTGCTCGAATTGGAACCCATGCACTTTTAAAGATGCTTTTG GTAGATAACTTTATTCATGCGGACATGCATCCTGGAAATATTCTTGTACGAGCAACACATAGCAAAACATCACATAAGCAGATTTTTAGATCAAGGCCTCACGTCATTCTACTTGACGTAGGCATGACTGCTGAACTTTCTAAGAAAGATCGAGTGAATATACTGGATTTCTTTAAGGCTGTTGCTCTTCGAGATGGCCGCACTGCTGCAGAGTGCACACTTAGATTGTCTAAACAACAAAACTGCCCAAATCCAAGGGATTTCATTGAG TTTCTGGGACTCCCAAGAAGGTAA
- the LOC132173497 gene encoding uncharacterized protein LOC132173497 isoform X1 yields MARFWTCGNVRRVAHSLHPNRKRCGLELNGDGALNVLGPCYFLRRKFSLYKFSFREPSPFTLYKAKESISRSSGFRNFYGLAASKTISHQVQIAWKRFSQVCSYSGPAAKPIYQIACAVSLALTRSNVVVPGVIAIIIGELAWTQQTWAEAEYLPTRDTFYMHAQDGHVYLTLLVYSFLEGFILFLRAIYLAILFSPCIAMAPFADSLGVEFRKTWLHIVHLTLEKAGPAFIKWGQWAATRPDLFPRDLCSKLAKLHSNAPAHGFAFTKNSIERAFGRNLHQIFENFDEKPVASGSVAQVHRATLKYRYPGQPIKPVVVAVKVRHPGVGETIRRDFMIINFVAKVSRLIPALKWLRLDESIQQFGVFMMSQVDLSREAAHLSRFIYNFRRWKDVSFPKPLYPLVHPSVLVETYEQGESVLHYVEELEGHEQIKSALARIGTHALLKMLLVDNFIHADMHPGNILVRATHSKTSHKQIFRSRPHVILLDVGMTAELSKKDRVNILDFFKAVALRDGRTAAECTLRLSKQQNCPNPRDFIEEMDKSFSFWDSQEGNVFHPGDCMQQLLEQVRRHKVNIDGNVCAVMVTTLVLEGWQRKLDPDYDVMHTLQTLLFRADWAESLFYTIEGLMAP; encoded by the exons ATGGCCAG ATTTTGGACCTGTGGAAATGTGAGGAGGGTTGCACATTCCCTCCACCCAAATCGGAAGAGATGCGGCTTAGAACTAAATGGTGATGGAGCATTGAATGTACTTGGGCCTTGTTACTTCCTACGCAGGAAATTCTCACtgtataaattttcttttagagaACCTTCCCCTTTTACTTTATATAAAGCAAAAGAGAGCATATCACGCAGTAGTGGTTTCAGAAACTTCTACGGCCTTGCAGCAAGTAAGACAATTTCTCACCAGGTGCAAATTGCTTGGAAAAGGTTTTCTCAGGTATGTTCCTACAGTGGGCCAGCTGCAAAGCCAATATATCAGATTGCATGTGCAGTGAGCCTTGCTTTGACGCGATCAAATGTAGTTGTCCCCGGTGTTATTGCTATCATAATTGGAGAGCTTGCTTGGACACAACAAACATGGGCAGAAGCAGAATACTTGCCAACAAGGGATACATTTTATATGCATGCCCAAGATGGACATGTTTATTTGACCTTGCTTGTGTATTCATTTCTGGAGGGTTTTATCTTGTTTCTTAGGGCTATTTATTTAGCAATTTTGTTCTCACCCTGCATAGCTATGGCTCCATTTGCGGATTCCCTTGGTGTTGAATTTAGGAAAACATGGCTCCACATCGTTCATCTTACACTTGAAAAGGCAGGTCCAGCATTCATAAAATGGGGTCAATGGGCTGCAACCCGACCAGATCTCTTCCCCAGAGATTTGTGTTCCAAACTTGCAAAACTTCATAGCAATGCACCAGCACATGGTTTTGCATTCACCAAAAACAGCATTGAAAGGGCATTTGGTAGAAATCTGCATCAaatctttgaaaattttgatgagAAACCTGTGGCATCAGGAAGTGTTGCTCAAGTTCATCGAGCTACACTGAAATACAGATATCCTGGTCAGCCAATCAAACCTGTTGTTGTTGCTGTGAAGGTTCGACATCCAGGTGTTGGTGAAACAATTAGAAGGGATTTTATGATAATTAATTTTGTGGCCAAAGTCTCTAGGCTCATCCCTGCTTTGAAATGGTTGAGATTGGATGAAAGCATACAGCAATTTGGTGTCTTCATGATGTCTCAGGTTGATCTTTCAAGGGAGGCTGCTCATTTAAGTCGTTTTATCTATAATTTCCGAAGATGGAAGGATGTGTCATTCCCAAAGCCTCTGTATCCCCTGGTGCACCCCTCCGTTTTAGTGGAAACTTATGAACAAGGTGAAAGTGTTCTACATTATGTTGAAGAGCTTGAAGGCCATGAACAAATTAAAAGTGCCCTTGCTCGAATTGGAACCCATGCACTTTTAAAGATGCTTTTG GTAGATAACTTTATTCATGCGGACATGCATCCTGGAAATATTCTTGTACGAGCAACACATAGCAAAACATCACATAAGCAGATTTTTAGATCAAGGCCTCACGTCATTCTACTTGACGTAGGCATGACTGCTGAACTTTCTAAGAAAGATCGAGTGAATATACTGGATTTCTTTAAGGCTGTTGCTCTTCGAGATGGCCGCACTGCTGCAGAGTGCACACTTAGATTGTCTAAACAACAAAACTGCCCAAATCCAAGGGATTTCATTGAG GAAATGGATAAATCTTTCAGTTTCTGGGACTCCCAAGAAGGTAATGTTTTCCATCCTGGTGACTGCATGCAGCAATTGCTTGAGCAAGTTAGGCGTCATAAAGTCAACATTGATGGCAATGTTTGTGCTGTGATGGTAACCACTTTGGTGCTTGAG GGGTGGCAGCGGAAGCTGGATCCAGACTATGATGTGATGCACACATTGCAAACATTGCTATTTAGAGCTGACTGGGCCGAGTCTCTCTTCTACACCATTGAAGGACTCATGGCACCCTAA
- the LOC132173498 gene encoding cytochrome b6-f complex iron-sulfur subunit 2, chloroplastic — MAASTLSPSTTSQLCYSKNGMFSSSQASMLKPARTQLARKEKEKGMKIACQATSIPADRVPDMGKRQLLNLLLLGALSLPTAGMLVPYATFFAPPGSGGGGGGTVAKDAIGNDVIASEWLKTHGPGDRTLTQGLKGDPTYLVVENDRSLATYGINAVCTHLGCVVPWNTAEKKFICPCHGSQYNNQGRVVRGPAPLSLALAHADIDDGKVVFVPWVETDFRTGEAPWWA, encoded by the exons ATGGCTGCCTCTACTCTCTCCCCTTCGACCACTTCCCAG CTATGCTATAGTAAGAACGGGATGTTTTCTTCATCCCAAGCGTCGATGCTGAAGCCCGCAAGAACCCAGCTGGcgagaaaggaaaaggaaaagggtaTGAAAATCGCTTGCCAGGCTACCAGCATTCCGGCCGACCGCGTACCTGATATGGGCAAGCGGCAGCTCCTGAATCTGCTTTTGTTAGGCGCTTTATCTCTCCCCACGGCTGGCATGTTGGTTCCTTATGCTACCTTCTTTGCCCCACCAGG GtccggtggtggtggtggtggtacCGTAGCAAAGGATGCCATTGGAAACGACGTCATTGCATCTGAATGGCTTAAGACCCATGGCCCTGGTGACAGAACACTAACCCAAGGGTTGAAG GGAGACCCAACCTACCTTGTTGTGGAGAATGATAGAAGTCTAGCAACCTATGGCATCAACGCAGTCTGCACACATCTCGGTTGTGTAGTGCCATGGAATACTGCAGAAAAGAAGTTCATATGCCCCTGCCATGGTTCCCAGTACAACAACCAAGGCAGGGTTGTCAGGGGTCCTGCTCCTCTG TCATTGGCTCTGGCACATGCAGATATTGACGATGGGAAGGTAGTGTTTGTTCCGTGGGTCGAAACGGATTTCAGAACAGGCGAGGCGCCTTGGTGGGCTTAA